From a region of the Arachis ipaensis cultivar K30076 chromosome B09, Araip1.1, whole genome shotgun sequence genome:
- the LOC107616640 gene encoding uncharacterized protein LOC107616640 isoform X2 encodes MARCWWRIILKDIIKGLKKLTDEGESRQWMEDIRGNLAMVATVIATVTFQTGLNPPGGVVQNGDHGNVSCSKMVKSGGGNYQCPGISVIAGGERGFQFSVFVTFNNLSFASSLLACFFLVSGVPLRKPLAILLMAVDMCFSLGALGIAYCVGVFMTEPQNVSFVRHLSIMISVITFFAIVVFYLLFRLLITFKEFLKGNQIIHAAPSSAIAPSLELI; translated from the coding sequence ATGGCAAGATGTTGGTGGAGAATTATTCTAAAAGATATAATAAAAGGATTGAAGAAGCTGACAGACGAAGGGGAGAGCAGGCAATGGATGGAGGACATAAGAGGGAACCTGGCTATGGTAGCCACCGTGATTGCAACCGTAACCTTCCAAACGGGACTGAATCCACCCGGCGGCGTTGTCCAGAACGGTGACCACGGGAATGTAAGTTGTTCAAAGATGGTTAAATCAGGAGGAGGCAATTATCAATGCCCCGGAATATCCGTTATTGCAGGAGGTGAAAGAGGATTTCAATTCAGCGTATTCGTGACCTTCAACAACCTGTCTTTTGCTTCGTCTCTGTTGGCATGTTTCTTTTTAGTGAGCGGGGTTCCTCTGCGTAAGCCACTCGCCATCTTGCTCATGGCGGTCGACATGTGCTTCTCTCTTGGTGCCCTTGGAATAGCCTACTGCGTCGGTGTTTTCATGACCGAACCGCAAAATGTCAGCTTCGTCAGGCATTTGTCCATCATGATATCCGTCATTACCTTCTTTGCAATTGTGgttttctatcttctttttcgcCTTTTAATTACCTTCAAAGAGTTCTTGAAAGGAAATCAAATCATTCATGCTGCCCCTTCATCAGCTATTGCTCCAAGTCTAGAACTAATCTGA
- the LOC107616640 gene encoding uncharacterized protein LOC107616640 isoform X1, which translates to MAGIKKGQKNIQMARCWWRIILKDIIKGLKKLTDEGESRQWMEDIRGNLAMVATVIATVTFQTGLNPPGGVVQNGDHGNVSCSKMVKSGGGNYQCPGISVIAGGERGFQFSVFVTFNNLSFASSLLACFFLVSGVPLRKPLAILLMAVDMCFSLGALGIAYCVGVFMTEPQNVSFVRHLSIMISVITFFAIVVFYLLFRLLITFKEFLKGNQIIHAAPSSAIAPSLELI; encoded by the coding sequence ATGGCTGGAATTAAGAAAGGACAAAAGAATATTCAAATGGCAAGATGTTGGTGGAGAATTATTCTAAAAGATATAATAAAAGGATTGAAGAAGCTGACAGACGAAGGGGAGAGCAGGCAATGGATGGAGGACATAAGAGGGAACCTGGCTATGGTAGCCACCGTGATTGCAACCGTAACCTTCCAAACGGGACTGAATCCACCCGGCGGCGTTGTCCAGAACGGTGACCACGGGAATGTAAGTTGTTCAAAGATGGTTAAATCAGGAGGAGGCAATTATCAATGCCCCGGAATATCCGTTATTGCAGGAGGTGAAAGAGGATTTCAATTCAGCGTATTCGTGACCTTCAACAACCTGTCTTTTGCTTCGTCTCTGTTGGCATGTTTCTTTTTAGTGAGCGGGGTTCCTCTGCGTAAGCCACTCGCCATCTTGCTCATGGCGGTCGACATGTGCTTCTCTCTTGGTGCCCTTGGAATAGCCTACTGCGTCGGTGTTTTCATGACCGAACCGCAAAATGTCAGCTTCGTCAGGCATTTGTCCATCATGATATCCGTCATTACCTTCTTTGCAATTGTGgttttctatcttctttttcgcCTTTTAATTACCTTCAAAGAGTTCTTGAAAGGAAATCAAATCATTCATGCTGCCCCTTCATCAGCTATTGCTCCAAGTCTAGAACTAATCTGA